In the genome of Trichocoleus sp., the window CACACCAGTTACAGCCGTTTTTCAGTTGATACAAGATCCCATTCACGATCTCTCGTTTTGTCCAGTTAGAGGGACGAGTTTGTTTCTTCTTGGGTAAGATTTCAAGCAACAGGGGTTCAAAGATTTCCCATTCTGCATCAGTGAGGTCGCTGGAATAAGGCATGGTATCTCAATTCGGTTAGTTGGAGCACCTAACTCCTATTCTAAAAGATGTCAAATAGGCTCTATAGGAGTGTACCGTGCCCTAGAGTATGAACTCCAGGCAAGACTCTTGGTAGAAGGAGGAAAATGGTGCAGTTCAAAGAAGATTGCTTTTCTGAATGGAACACTTGATTTAGAGCGTAATGTTTTCTCTAAAAAAAGCCAGCCTAGTGCTTATTTGACCTCTGTTCTTCCCTTTGAGTATAGGGAAGATGCTGATTGCCCAAAGTGGCAGAAATTCCTTGAGGAAGCGACTAACAAAAATCAGGGGTTGATTCAATTACTGCAGGCAATTTGCAAGTGGGTATTGATGCCCAAAGAGTTGGACAGGAAGGCTGAGATTGAAAAGGCATTTGATCTCATTGGTCAACCAGCAACAGGCAAGAGCACCTTCTTAGATGTTTTAATACAGCTTGTTGGATTTGAAAATGTCGGTCCAGCAAGTCCTACCACCTTTAAAGATGCAGTTGGGTTGGGAGATCTAATAGATAAGAAGCTAGCAGTGGATGCAGACTGTACTGGTAAGATGAGCAACCCAGGACTTTTTAATAAAGTTGTTAGTAATGAGCCAGTGGTAGTTAAGCGGCTGTATCAAGACACACACTCTCTACGTTTAGGTGTGGTGGTCGTTAGAGCGTACAACTCCTTTTTAGAAACAAGTGCAGGTAGTCAAGGTTTTGATCGGCGTGTTGTTGTCATTCCATTTGAGCAGAAGCCCAAACAAACTAATCTAGGATTGGGTGCAGCTCTGCGAGAAGAGTTACCACAAATCTTCTACTGGGCTTGGTCGTTAGACC includes:
- a CDS encoding phage/plasmid primase, P4 family translates to MYRALEYELQARLLVEGGKWCSSKKIAFLNGTLDLERNVFSKKSQPSAYLTSVLPFEYREDADCPKWQKFLEEATNKNQGLIQLLQAICKWVLMPKELDRKAEIEKAFDLIGQPATGKSTFLDVLIQLVGFENVGPASPTTFKDAVGLGDLIDKKLAVDADCTGKMSNPGLFNKVVSNEPVVVKRLYQDTHSLRLGVVVVRAYNSFLETSAGSQGFDRRVVVIPFEQKPKQTNLGLGAALREELPQIFYWAWSLDPKEMRRRIETANDINAIAKTQIERQEANNPVLIFLKDQYPTGSTERIKAGEFYSKYKKWCEQGNFQTLSLNSFVLDARRLGCERSPKTNGNYYYTIPALEDAENLEGADGVDSPNTGSQKSTTLDQHVQEVTQIPTGVDLDAQHYVDPDESSPVEEEELKKLLDNLD